TTCGGGGGTGGGGGGAGCTCAGCCCTTGATCGCGCCGGTGAGGACGCCCTTGGTGAAGTAGCGCTGCAGGAAGGGATAGACGAGCAGGATCGGGACGATGGCGACGACGAGCACGGCCATCTGGATCGCCTGCACGGGAGCGGGGGCCTCGGTGCCCACGGCGCTCTCCAGCGTGCGGCCCTGCAGGATGAAGGTGCGCAGGATGTTCGGCAGCGGGTGCCGGTCCGAGTCGTCGATGTAGAGCAGGGCGTTGAAGAAGTTGTTCCAGTAGGCGACCGCGTAGAACAGCGACACGACCGCGATCACCGCCTTGGACAGCGGGAGCACGATGCGCACCAGGATGCGCAGGTCGCCCGCGCCGTCCATGCGGGCGCTCTCCAGCAGCTCGCTCGGCAGGTTCATGAAGAACGAGCGCAGCACGACCAGGTTGAACGCGCTGACCAGGCTGGGCAGGACGAGCGCGCCGAAGCTGTTGAGCAGGCCCAGCTGGTTGACCAGCAGGAAGTTGGCGATGATGCCGGGATTGAACAGCATGGTGAACAGCGCGATCATCAGGATCCACTTCGATCCGGTGACCTCGCGGCGGCTCAGGCCGTACGCCATGCAGATCGTGACGGTGACGCTGGCCAGCGTGCCGAGGCCGGTGACCAGGACGCTGATGAGCAGGGCGCGGGTGACGGTGCCGCCGTCGAAGACGGCGCGGTAGGCGTCCAGCTGGGGGGCGGTGGGAAACACGACGAAACCACCGCTCTTGGCGATCTCAGACTCCGAGGAGAAACTGGTGCTCAGGACCCCGACGAACGGATAGATCACCAGCAGCGTGATCGCGGTGATGATCACCGCCTTGAGGGCCACCCCGAGCCTGGAGGGCCGCTCCATCCAGGCGGGACGGTCACTTGCTCGCATTGCGGTACACCCCCTCGTGGCCCAGCAGGTGCGCCACCTTGTTCGCGCCCAGCACCAGGGCGGCGCCGACGACCGCCTTCACCAGCCCGACCGCGGCCGCCGGACCCCACTGGCCGTCCTGGACGCCGTTGAAGTAGACGAAGGTGTCGAGCACCTCGCCCGACTCGGGCCCCACCGCGTCGCGCTGGAGCAGGATCTGCTCGAACCCGACCGACAGGATGCTGCCGAGGTTGAGGATGAGCAGCAGGATGATGATCGGCGTGATGCCGGGCAGCGTGACGTGCCA
This window of the Nonomuraea africana genome carries:
- a CDS encoding carbohydrate ABC transporter permease, whose translation is MRASDRPAWMERPSRLGVALKAVIITAITLLVIYPFVGVLSTSFSSESEIAKSGGFVVFPTAPQLDAYRAVFDGGTVTRALLISVLVTGLGTLASVTVTICMAYGLSRREVTGSKWILMIALFTMLFNPGIIANFLLVNQLGLLNSFGALVLPSLVSAFNLVVLRSFFMNLPSELLESARMDGAGDLRILVRIVLPLSKAVIAVVSLFYAVAYWNNFFNALLYIDDSDRHPLPNILRTFILQGRTLESAVGTEAPAPVQAIQMAVLVVAIVPILLVYPFLQRYFTKGVLTGAIKG